From Streptomyces asiaticus, one genomic window encodes:
- a CDS encoding dihydrodipicolinate synthase family protein has translation MDYSPLRTALADVVAIPVTPYDAEGAVDRAAYRALLRRLLDGGVKAVTPNGNTGEFYALTLAERRLVTELTVEEAAGRATVLVGVGHDAATAVEAARHARAAGADMVMVHQPVHPYVAQDGWIDYHRTIAEAVPELGVVPYLRNPLIEGAAIARLGEACPNVIGVKYAVHDATRFAAVARDAGLDRFVWVAGLAELYAPSYWAVGATGFTSGLANVAPNVSLNMLGALRAGDYPGAMKVWEQIRRFEDLRAERQSANNVTVVKEALAAMGLCRRDVRAPSKPLPEPRRAEVAAIVEGWSV, from the coding sequence ATGGACTACTCACCGCTGAGGACGGCGCTCGCGGACGTCGTGGCGATCCCGGTGACCCCGTACGACGCCGAGGGCGCCGTGGACCGCGCCGCCTACCGGGCCCTGCTCCGCCGGCTCCTCGACGGCGGGGTCAAGGCCGTCACCCCGAACGGCAACACCGGGGAGTTCTACGCCCTCACTCTCGCAGAGCGGCGGCTGGTCACCGAGCTGACCGTCGAGGAGGCCGCCGGGCGGGCCACCGTGCTCGTCGGGGTCGGCCATGACGCGGCCACCGCGGTCGAGGCCGCCCGCCACGCCCGCGCCGCCGGAGCCGACATGGTGATGGTCCATCAGCCGGTGCATCCGTACGTCGCCCAGGACGGCTGGATCGACTACCACCGCACCATCGCCGAGGCCGTCCCCGAACTGGGCGTGGTGCCGTATCTGCGCAATCCGCTCATCGAGGGCGCGGCGATCGCCCGGCTGGGTGAGGCGTGCCCCAATGTCATCGGGGTCAAGTACGCGGTCCACGACGCCACCCGCTTCGCGGCCGTGGCGCGCGACGCGGGGCTGGACCGGTTCGTCTGGGTGGCCGGGCTCGCCGAGCTGTACGCGCCCTCGTACTGGGCGGTCGGCGCCACCGGCTTCACCTCGGGCCTGGCCAACGTGGCCCCCAACGTCTCGCTCAACATGCTGGGCGCGCTGCGCGCGGGGGACTACCCGGGCGCGATGAAGGTGTGGGAGCAGATCCGGCGGTTCGAGGACCTCAGGGCCGAGCGCCAGTCCGCCAACAACGTCACGGTGGTCAAGGAAGCGCTTGCCGCGATGGGCCTGTGCCGGCGCGACGTCCGCGCCCCGAGCAAGCCGCTGCCCGAGCCGAGGCGCGCGGAGGTCGCCGCGATCGTCGAGGGGTGGTCGGTATGA
- a CDS encoding GntR family transcriptional regulator, with amino-acid sequence MDIAPSPIPSRTQYVLEAVKHAILTGGLRPGQALVEAELAAQFGVSKTPVREALKTLAGRGLVVMSEYKGATVRTVDTAMAHAVYDVRLLLEPEALRRTVAARAGLEDAGAALERSDAAADPAGRSLANRDFHRALYLPCGNPLLTRMLDELRDQAALVSAIAWQAVPSWEQEAREHREILARALDGDADGAARALHEHIASFVRRAFPDGE; translated from the coding sequence ATGGACATCGCCCCGAGCCCGATCCCCTCCCGTACCCAATACGTGCTGGAGGCGGTCAAGCACGCGATTCTCACCGGCGGGCTGCGGCCCGGGCAGGCGTTGGTGGAGGCCGAACTGGCCGCGCAGTTCGGGGTGTCCAAGACGCCCGTGCGGGAGGCGCTCAAGACGCTCGCGGGGCGGGGGCTCGTGGTGATGAGCGAGTACAAGGGGGCCACGGTCAGGACCGTGGACACCGCGATGGCGCACGCCGTCTACGACGTGCGGCTGCTCCTGGAGCCCGAGGCGCTGCGCCGGACCGTGGCGGCGCGGGCCGGGCTGGAGGACGCCGGGGCCGCGCTGGAGCGGTCGGACGCGGCCGCCGATCCGGCCGGGCGGTCGCTCGCCAACCGCGACTTCCACCGGGCGCTCTATCTGCCCTGCGGGAACCCCCTGCTGACCCGGATGCTCGACGAACTGCGCGACCAGGCCGCGCTGGTGTCCGCCATCGCCTGGCAGGCGGTGCCCTCCTGGGAACAGGAGGCCCGTGAGCACCGGGAGATCCTCGCCCGCGCGCTCGACGGCGACGCCGACGGCGCGGCCCGCGCACTGCACGAGCACATCGCCTCCTTCGTCCGGCGCGCCTTCCCGGACGGGGAGTAG